The Streptomyces europaeiscabiei genome window below encodes:
- a CDS encoding VOC family protein, with amino-acid sequence MTEARGSTGLNGAAYPPGTPCWVSLMVHGMTTTQDFYGALFGWEFQPGPRQLGPYVRALLDGHQVAGIGQLPPDRHLPIAWTPYFASDDADRTAATVRHCGGTVGVGPLDAGEAGRLAIASDPSGAVFGIWQAAEHLGADITGVPGTPAWDELLTVDSSLVAKFYETAFGYEEEPVVSADLDYVTLHVGGRAVAGIHGVGSALPRDRGPHWLTYFEVTDPDEAANRVIELGGHVLKPTHDTPHGPVATLADPEGATFAVVHTER; translated from the coding sequence ATGACCGAGGCACGGGGGTCGACCGGGCTGAACGGTGCGGCGTATCCACCGGGCACACCCTGCTGGGTGAGCCTGATGGTGCACGGGATGACCACGACCCAGGACTTCTACGGGGCGCTGTTCGGCTGGGAGTTCCAGCCCGGCCCCCGGCAACTCGGCCCGTACGTGCGGGCACTGCTCGACGGGCACCAGGTGGCGGGCATCGGCCAGTTGCCGCCCGACCGCCATCTCCCCATCGCCTGGACGCCGTACTTCGCCTCGGACGACGCGGACCGGACAGCGGCGACCGTACGGCACTGCGGCGGCACCGTCGGCGTCGGCCCGCTGGACGCCGGCGAGGCGGGTCGTCTGGCGATCGCCTCCGACCCGTCGGGCGCCGTCTTCGGTATCTGGCAGGCGGCGGAGCACCTCGGCGCGGACATCACCGGCGTCCCCGGCACCCCGGCGTGGGACGAACTCCTCACCGTCGACAGCTCGCTCGTCGCCAAGTTCTACGAGACGGCCTTCGGCTACGAGGAGGAGCCCGTGGTCTCCGCCGACCTCGACTACGTCACCCTCCACGTCGGGGGCCGCGCCGTCGCCGGCATCCACGGCGTCGGCAGCGCCCTCCCCCGCGACCGGGGCCCCCACTGGCTGACCTACTTCGAGGTGACCGACCCCGACGAGGCCGCCAACCGTGTCATCGAGCTCGGCGGGCATGTCCTCAAGCCCACCCACGACACGCCGCACGGCCCCGTGGCCACCCTGGCGGACCCGGAGGGCGCGACGTTCGCGGTGGTGCACACGGAACGCTGA
- a CDS encoding thymidine kinase, producing the protein MPELVFFSGTMDCGKSTLALQIEHNRSARGLQGMIFTRDDRAGEGKLSSRLGLVTDAVEVEDGQDLYAYLVDHLSQGRRADYVIADEAQFLAPEQIDQLARVVDDLGLDVYAFGITTDFRSKLFPGSQRLVELADRVEVLQVEALCWCGARATHNARTIGGQMVVEGAQVVVGDVNQPDDIGYEVLCRRHHRRRTTAATAHASALSPDVLPVEAV; encoded by the coding sequence ATGCCCGAGCTGGTGTTCTTCTCCGGAACCATGGACTGCGGGAAGTCGACGCTGGCCCTCCAGATAGAGCACAACCGTTCGGCGCGCGGCCTCCAGGGCATGATCTTCACGCGTGACGACCGCGCGGGCGAGGGCAAACTGTCGTCGCGGCTCGGCCTGGTCACCGACGCCGTGGAGGTCGAGGACGGCCAGGACCTCTACGCGTACCTCGTCGACCACCTCTCCCAGGGCCGCCGCGCGGACTATGTGATCGCCGACGAGGCCCAGTTCCTCGCCCCCGAGCAGATCGACCAACTCGCCCGCGTCGTGGACGACCTGGGTCTCGACGTCTACGCCTTCGGCATCACGACCGACTTCCGCTCCAAGCTCTTCCCCGGCTCCCAGCGCCTGGTAGAGCTGGCCGACCGCGTCGAGGTCCTCCAGGTGGAGGCCCTCTGCTGGTGCGGCGCCCGCGCCACCCACAACGCCCGCACCATAGGCGGTCAGATGGTCGTCGAGGGGGCCCAGGTCGTCGTCGGCGACGTCAACCAGCCCGACGACATCGGCTACGAGGTCCTCTGCCGCCGTCATCACCGCCGCCGTACGACAGCGGCCACGGCCCACGCGAGCGCCCTCTCCCCGGACGTCCTGCCGGTCGAGGCGGTCTGA
- the sepH gene encoding septation protein SepH, producing the protein MPELRVVAVSNDGTRLVLKAADSTEYTLPIDERLRAAVRGDRPRLGQIEIEVESHLRPRDIQARIRAGATAEEVAQLAGIPVDRVRRFEGPVLAERAFMAERARKTPVRRPGENAGPQLGEAVQERLVLRGAEKDTVQWDSWRRDDGTWEVLLVYCVAGEPHSASWTYDPPRRLVQAVDDEARSLIGESDDLGTPEPSFPFVPRIARLPRDRPLDRQAERPALPPPSESDEELESERDSLTSILEAVPSYRGDLVVPDLPSVEPQEESVEEVAEEESAAPAASAGSAYADVLMPRSVNGHRDRLIGATDRQAEADGVRPGRRAAVPSWDEIVFGTRRKKQE; encoded by the coding sequence ATGCCCGAACTGCGTGTCGTGGCCGTCTCCAATGACGGCACACGGCTGGTGCTGAAGGCTGCCGATTCCACGGAGTACACGCTACCGATCGACGAACGGCTGCGTGCCGCCGTGCGCGGCGACCGTCCACGCCTCGGTCAGATCGAGATCGAGGTGGAGAGCCATCTCCGTCCCCGTGACATCCAGGCGCGGATACGCGCGGGTGCCACGGCCGAGGAAGTCGCGCAGCTCGCCGGCATCCCCGTCGACCGGGTACGCCGGTTCGAGGGCCCCGTGCTGGCCGAGCGCGCCTTCATGGCCGAGCGGGCCCGCAAGACCCCGGTCCGCCGCCCCGGCGAGAACGCCGGGCCCCAGCTCGGCGAGGCCGTCCAGGAGCGGCTGGTGCTGCGCGGCGCCGAGAAGGACACCGTCCAGTGGGACTCGTGGCGCCGCGACGACGGCACCTGGGAAGTTCTGCTGGTGTACTGCGTCGCGGGCGAACCGCACTCGGCGAGCTGGACGTACGACCCGCCCCGGCGGCTCGTCCAGGCCGTCGACGACGAGGCGCGTTCGCTGATCGGCGAGTCCGACGACCTCGGGACGCCCGAGCCGAGCTTCCCGTTCGTGCCGAGGATCGCCCGGCTGCCCCGTGACCGCCCCCTGGACCGCCAGGCGGAACGTCCCGCCCTGCCCCCGCCGTCCGAGTCCGACGAGGAGTTGGAGAGCGAGCGCGACTCGCTCACGAGCATCCTGGAGGCCGTCCCCAGCTACCGGGGCGACCTGGTGGTGCCCGACCTGCCCTCCGTCGAACCGCAGGAGGAGTCCGTCGAGGAGGTGGCGGAGGAGGAGTCCGCGGCCCCCGCGGCCTCGGCCGGTTCCGCCTACGCGGACGTCCTCATGCCTCGGTCGGTCAACGGCCACCGCGACCGGCTCATCGGCGCCACCGACCGCCAGGCCGAGGCCGACGGTGTCCGTCCGGGCCGTCGCGCGGCTGTCCCGAGCTGGGACGAGATCGTGTTCGGTACCCGACGCAAGAAGCAGGAGTAG
- a CDS encoding alkaline phosphatase family protein produces the protein MALPTWDDPEPLAVGSAPVPEYGAGSLADLLPTLAAGMGVPGTTASIPELTAADRACVFLVDGLGWEQLKAHPDEAPYLTALLASSRGGTGRPITAGYPATTATSLASVGTGLPPGAHGLPGYTVRNPETEELMNQLRWQPWTSPRVWQPYPTIFQLADKAGVHTAQVTSPVFQNTPLTQIALSGGTFHGRLAGEDRMDVAAAQLAAGERALIYTYYSELDGAGHRFGVDSDAWRGQLMHVDRLVQRLAEQLPPRTALYVTADHGMIDVPFDEQHRIDFDEDWELRAGVALLGGEGRARHVYAVPGAQSDVLTCWREVLGEQFWIASRDEAIEAGWFGPHVDERVYARIGDVVAAACDDVLIIASEREPKESAMVGNHGSMTPAEQLVPLLEVRS, from the coding sequence ATGGCGCTGCCCACCTGGGACGACCCGGAACCCCTCGCCGTCGGCTCCGCCCCCGTCCCCGAGTACGGCGCCGGATCGCTCGCCGACCTCCTGCCCACCCTTGCGGCGGGCATGGGGGTCCCCGGGACGACCGCGTCGATACCGGAACTGACGGCGGCCGACCGGGCCTGCGTGTTCCTGGTCGACGGCCTGGGCTGGGAGCAGCTGAAGGCGCACCCGGACGAGGCGCCCTACCTGACCGCGCTGCTGGCGTCCTCGCGCGGCGGCACCGGCCGCCCCATCACCGCCGGCTACCCCGCGACCACCGCGACCTCCCTCGCCTCCGTGGGCACCGGCCTGCCCCCGGGCGCGCACGGACTGCCCGGCTACACGGTCCGCAACCCGGAGACCGAGGAGCTGATGAACCAGCTCCGCTGGCAGCCGTGGACGTCACCGCGCGTGTGGCAGCCGTACCCCACGATCTTCCAGCTCGCCGACAAGGCGGGTGTGCACACCGCCCAGGTCACCTCCCCGGTCTTCCAGAACACCCCCCTCACCCAGATCGCGCTGAGCGGCGGCACTTTCCACGGCCGCCTGGCCGGCGAGGACCGTATGGATGTGGCCGCCGCACAACTGGCCGCCGGGGAACGTGCGTTGATCTACACGTACTACTCCGAGCTGGATGGCGCGGGGCACCGCTTCGGTGTCGACTCGGATGCCTGGCGCGGCCAGCTCATGCACGTCGACCGGCTGGTCCAGCGCCTGGCGGAGCAACTGCCGCCGCGCACCGCGCTGTACGTCACAGCCGACCACGGCATGATCGACGTCCCGTTCGACGAGCAGCACCGCATCGACTTCGACGAGGACTGGGAGCTGCGCGCCGGTGTCGCCCTGCTGGGTGGAGAGGGCCGCGCGCGCCATGTGTACGCCGTGCCGGGCGCTCAGTCGGACGTCCTGACCTGCTGGCGCGAGGTGCTGGGCGAGCAGTTCTGGATCGCCTCGCGCGACGAGGCGATCGAGGCGGGCTGGTTCGGACCGCACGTCGACGAGCGCGTGTACGCCCGCATCGGCGACGTGGTCGCGGCCGCGTGCGACGACGTCCTGATCATCGCCTCCGAGCGGGAGCCCAAGGAGTCGGCGATGGTCGGCAACCACGGTTCGATGACCCCCGCGGAACAGCTGGTCCCGCTGCTCGAAGTACGCTCCTGA
- a CDS encoding bifunctional acetate--CoA ligase family protein/GNAT family N-acetyltransferase, whose amino-acid sequence MQTSSDRHEYPAHWEADVVLRDGGTARIRPITVDDAERLVSFYEQVSDESKYYRFFAPYPRLSAKDVHRFTHHDFVDRVGLAATVGGEFIATVRYDRIGADGMAASAPADEAEVAFLVQDAHQGRGVASALLEHIAAVARERDIRRFAAEVLPANSKMIKVFTDAGYQQKRSFEDGVVRLEFGLEPTDRSVAVQRAREQRAEARSVQRLLAPGSVAVIGAGRTPGGVGRSVLANLLDAGFTGRLYAVNKALRDDEKELGGVLAHRSVTAIEGSVDLAVVAVPAAHVPEVVAECGAHGVQGLVVVSAGYAESGPQGRERQRELVRQARTYGMRIIGPNAFGIINTAPDVRLNASLAPETPRSGRIGLFAQSGAIGIALLSRLHRRGGGVTGVTGVSTFVSSGNRADVSGNDVLQYWYEDPDTDVVLMYLESIGNPRKFTRLARRTAAVKPLVVVQGARHGSAPQGHAVRATMLPHTTVSALLRQAGVIRVDTITELVDAGLLLARQPLPAGPRVAILGNSESLGMLTYDACLSEGLRPLPPLDLTTGASARDFHAALSRALADDSCDAVVVTAIPALGETSPGDAALAEALRSAVAANPSKPVLVVHVELGGLAEALSAAASTAPRGGEKALGAAGGARLPLLPASPEPGDPRRPAEGGLPGEVRQTSEPAAEEHLIPAYPAAERAVRALSEAVNLAQWRREAADPGRVPAYEDIDEKGAAEQIDTSLADGEGLTLGAQEAGALLARYGIRLRQARPAPTPEEAARAAEDIGYPVALKTTAPHLRHRADLGGVRLDLADEEQLRRAYAELTELFGRPEELRPVVQGMAPRGVDTIVRSVVDPAAGAVLSFGLAGPASQLLGDMAHRLIPATERDAASLVRSIRTAPLLFGWRGSAPVDTDALEELLLRVSRLVDDHPEVVAVSLEPVVVASHGLSVLGATVRLARPPLRDDLGPRTLPVY is encoded by the coding sequence ATGCAGACCTCGTCGGACCGGCACGAGTACCCCGCCCACTGGGAGGCCGACGTGGTGCTGCGCGACGGCGGCACCGCACGCATCAGGCCCATCACCGTTGATGACGCCGAGCGTCTCGTCAGCTTCTACGAGCAGGTCTCGGACGAGTCGAAGTACTACCGCTTCTTCGCGCCGTACCCTCGCCTGTCCGCCAAGGACGTCCACCGCTTCACGCACCACGACTTCGTGGACCGGGTGGGGCTCGCCGCCACCGTGGGCGGCGAGTTCATCGCCACCGTACGCTACGACCGCATCGGCGCCGACGGGATGGCCGCGTCCGCCCCCGCCGACGAGGCCGAGGTCGCCTTCCTCGTCCAGGACGCCCACCAGGGCCGCGGTGTCGCCTCCGCCCTCCTCGAACACATCGCCGCCGTCGCCCGCGAACGCGACATCAGACGCTTCGCCGCCGAGGTACTCCCCGCCAACAGCAAGATGATCAAGGTGTTCACCGACGCCGGGTATCAGCAGAAGCGCAGCTTCGAGGACGGTGTCGTCCGCCTGGAGTTCGGCCTGGAGCCCACCGACCGCTCCGTCGCCGTGCAGCGCGCGCGGGAGCAGCGGGCCGAGGCCAGATCCGTCCAGCGGCTGCTCGCCCCCGGCTCGGTCGCCGTCATCGGCGCCGGGCGCACGCCGGGCGGAGTGGGCCGCAGTGTCCTCGCCAACCTGCTGGACGCCGGCTTCACCGGGCGGCTGTACGCGGTGAACAAGGCCCTCCGGGACGACGAGAAGGAACTCGGCGGGGTGCTCGCACACCGGTCGGTCACCGCCATCGAGGGGTCCGTGGACCTCGCGGTCGTCGCCGTTCCCGCCGCCCACGTCCCCGAGGTCGTCGCCGAGTGCGGAGCGCACGGCGTGCAGGGGCTCGTGGTCGTCTCCGCCGGGTACGCCGAGAGCGGTCCCCAGGGGCGCGAGCGCCAGCGCGAACTGGTGCGCCAGGCGCGCACCTACGGCATGCGCATCATCGGGCCGAACGCCTTCGGGATCATCAACACCGCTCCCGACGTACGGCTCAACGCCTCGCTCGCTCCCGAGACACCGCGCTCCGGTCGCATCGGTCTCTTCGCCCAGTCCGGCGCCATCGGGATCGCGCTGCTGTCCCGGCTGCACCGGCGCGGGGGAGGGGTCACCGGCGTCACGGGCGTCTCCACCTTCGTGTCGTCCGGCAACCGCGCGGACGTGTCCGGGAACGACGTCCTCCAGTACTGGTACGAGGACCCGGACACCGATGTCGTCCTCATGTATCTGGAGTCCATCGGCAACCCGCGCAAGTTCACCCGCCTCGCCCGGCGCACGGCGGCGGTCAAGCCGCTCGTGGTGGTGCAGGGGGCGCGCCACGGTTCCGCGCCCCAGGGGCATGCCGTACGCGCCACCATGCTGCCCCACACCACCGTGTCGGCGTTGCTGCGGCAGGCCGGGGTGATCCGGGTCGACACGATCACGGAACTGGTCGACGCGGGACTGCTCCTGGCCCGGCAGCCGCTGCCGGCGGGGCCGCGGGTGGCGATCCTGGGCAACTCCGAGTCGCTGGGGATGCTCACCTACGACGCCTGTCTCTCCGAGGGGCTGCGGCCGCTGCCCCCGCTGGACCTGACGACCGGGGCCTCGGCGCGGGACTTCCACGCGGCGTTGTCGCGGGCGCTGGCCGACGACTCGTGCGACGCGGTGGTGGTGACGGCCATACCGGCACTCGGGGAGACGTCGCCCGGGGACGCGGCCCTGGCCGAGGCACTGCGGTCGGCGGTGGCTGCGAACCCGTCGAAGCCGGTGCTTGTCGTGCACGTCGAGCTGGGTGGGCTGGCGGAGGCGTTGTCGGCTGCGGCGAGCACCGCACCACGGGGCGGTGAGAAGGCCCTCGGAGCTGCGGGCGGTGCCCGGCTTCCCCTGCTCCCGGCTTCGCCCGAGCCGGGGGATCCGCGTCGCCCCGCGGAAGGAGGACTGCCCGGCGAAGTGCGTCAGACGTCGGAACCCGCCGCCGAGGAGCACCTCATCCCCGCCTATCCCGCTGCCGAGCGGGCCGTCCGCGCGCTCTCCGAAGCCGTGAACCTCGCCCAGTGGCGGCGGGAGGCGGCGGACCCGGGGCGGGTGCCCGCGTACGAGGACATCGACGAGAAGGGTGCGGCCGAGCAGATCGACACGTCGCTGGCAGACGGTGAGGGGCTCACGCTCGGCGCGCAGGAGGCGGGCGCGCTGCTCGCGCGGTACGGCATCCGCCTACGGCAGGCGCGGCCCGCCCCCACGCCCGAGGAGGCGGCGCGAGCGGCCGAGGACATCGGTTACCCCGTCGCGCTCAAGACGACCGCCCCGCACCTGCGGCACCGGGCCGACCTGGGCGGCGTACGGCTCGACCTGGCGGACGAGGAGCAACTGCGGCGGGCGTACGCGGAGTTGACGGAGCTGTTCGGGAGGCCCGAGGAGCTGCGGCCGGTCGTCCAGGGCATGGCCCCGCGCGGGGTCGACACGATCGTACGGTCGGTGGTGGACCCGGCGGCCGGAGCCGTGCTCTCGTTCGGGCTCGCCGGGCCCGCGTCGCAGCTGCTCGGCGACATGGCGCACCGCCTGATTCCGGCCACCGAGCGGGACGCGGCCTCGCTGGTCCGGTCGATCCGGACGGCGCCCCTCCTCTTCGGCTGGCGGGGCTCCGCCCCCGTCGACACGGACGCGCTGGAGGAGCTGCTGCTGCGGGTCTCCCGGCTGGTCGACGATCATCCCGAGGTCGTGGCGGTCTCCCTGGAACCCGTCGTGGTCGCGTCGCACGGCCTCAGCGTCCTGGGTGCCACCGTCCGGCTCGCCCGCCCGCCCCTGCGTGACGACCTCGGCCCGAGGACGCTTCCCGTGTACTGA
- a CDS encoding D-arabinono-1,4-lactone oxidase — translation MSTTVIGKSGTWRNWAGNVTARPVREVAPATVEELAAAVRQAAEDGLRVKAVGTGHSFTAAAATDGVLIRPQLLTGIRKIDREAMTVTVAAGTPLKRLNMALAREGLSLTNMGDIMEQTVSGATSTGTHGTGRDSASIAAQIRGLELVTADGSILTCSATENPDVFAAARVGIGALGIVTAITFAVEPIFLLTAREEPMPFEKVLAEFDELHAENEHFEFYWFPHTGSTNTKRNNRSAGPEKPVPQLNSWFEDEFLSNGVFQVANWVGQAVPATIPTIAQISSRALSARTYTDIPYKVFTSPRRVRFVEMEFAVPREALVDTLRELKAMVDRSKLRVSFPVEVRTAPADDITLSTASGRESAYVAVHMFKGTPYRAYFTAAERIFTAHEGRPHWGKVHTRDTDYFAKVYPRFGEFTALRDRLDPERRFQNDYLRRVLGA, via the coding sequence ATGAGCACCACAGTGATCGGCAAGAGCGGCACGTGGCGTAACTGGGCGGGGAACGTCACCGCCCGGCCCGTGCGGGAGGTCGCTCCTGCCACCGTCGAGGAACTCGCCGCTGCCGTACGGCAGGCCGCCGAGGACGGCCTCAGGGTGAAGGCGGTCGGCACGGGCCACTCCTTCACAGCGGCCGCCGCGACCGACGGCGTGTTGATCCGTCCTCAACTGTTGACGGGCATACGCAAGATCGACCGTGAGGCCATGACCGTCACGGTCGCCGCCGGCACCCCGCTCAAGAGACTCAACATGGCCCTCGCGCGCGAGGGACTGTCGCTCACGAACATGGGCGACATCATGGAGCAGACGGTCTCCGGCGCGACCAGTACCGGCACGCACGGCACCGGCCGGGACTCGGCCTCGATCGCCGCCCAGATCCGGGGGCTCGAACTGGTCACCGCCGACGGCTCGATCCTCACCTGTTCCGCGACGGAGAACCCCGATGTCTTCGCGGCCGCCCGCGTCGGTATCGGCGCCCTCGGCATCGTCACCGCGATCACCTTCGCCGTGGAGCCGATCTTCCTGCTCACGGCACGCGAGGAACCGATGCCGTTCGAGAAGGTGCTGGCCGAGTTCGACGAACTGCACGCCGAGAACGAGCACTTCGAGTTCTACTGGTTCCCGCACACCGGCAGCACCAACACCAAGCGCAACAACCGCAGCGCCGGTCCCGAGAAGCCCGTACCACAGCTGAACAGCTGGTTCGAGGACGAGTTCCTCTCCAACGGCGTCTTCCAGGTGGCCAACTGGGTCGGCCAGGCGGTCCCCGCCACCATCCCGACGATCGCGCAGATCTCCAGCCGCGCCCTGTCCGCGCGGACCTACACCGACATCCCCTACAAGGTCTTCACGTCTCCGCGCCGAGTGCGCTTCGTGGAGATGGAGTTCGCCGTTCCGCGCGAGGCCCTGGTGGACACGCTGCGTGAACTCAAGGCGATGGTCGACCGTTCGAAGCTGCGCGTCAGTTTCCCCGTCGAGGTCCGCACCGCCCCGGCCGACGACATCACGCTCTCCACCGCGTCCGGCCGCGAGAGCGCGTACGTCGCCGTGCACATGTTCAAGGGCACGCCCTATAGGGCGTACTTCACCGCCGCCGAGCGGATCTTCACCGCGCACGAGGGGCGACCGCACTGGGGCAAGGTGCACACCCGGGACACGGACTACTTCGCCAAGGTCTACCCCCGCTTCGGCGAGTTCACCGCGCTGCGTGACCGGCTCGACCCCGAACGGCGTTTCCAGAACGACTACTTGCGGCGGGTGCTCGGGGCCTAG
- a CDS encoding MFS transporter: MPSPYTALFAAPGTKGFTAAGLLGRMPLSMMGIGVVTMISQLTGRYGLAGALSATIALFAAVLGPQISRLVDQHGQRRVLRPATLVALTASAGLLFAAHYGWPDWVLYVCSAGIGCVPSLGAMTRARWAALYRDTPQLHTAYSFESVIDEVCFIFGPIISIGLSTAWFPEAGPLLAACFLAVGVFWLTAQRATEPAPHPRGGHDKGRSALRSPGLQVLVATFVATGAIFGAVDVVTVAFAEERGHKAAASVVLALYAAGSCAAGIVFGLLRFTGAAERRWLLGVCGMAVSMIPLLLVGNLPFLAVALFVAGLSIAPTMITTMSLIEEHVPRTQLTEGMTWVGTGLLVGVALGSSVSGWVIDAAGAEAGYVVPAASGTVAVAVGFLGYRRLRRPAPRRGGPHEHHSDRQERHVA; encoded by the coding sequence GTGCCCAGCCCCTACACCGCCCTGTTCGCCGCCCCCGGCACCAAGGGCTTCACCGCCGCGGGTCTCCTCGGCCGGATGCCGCTGTCCATGATGGGCATCGGCGTGGTCACGATGATCTCCCAGCTCACCGGGCGGTACGGCCTGGCCGGCGCGCTCTCGGCGACCATCGCGCTGTTCGCCGCCGTGCTCGGCCCGCAGATCTCACGGCTGGTGGACCAGCACGGCCAGCGGCGGGTGCTGCGCCCGGCGACCCTGGTCGCGCTGACCGCGTCGGCCGGCCTGCTGTTCGCCGCGCACTACGGCTGGCCGGACTGGGTGCTGTACGTCTGCTCCGCCGGCATCGGCTGTGTGCCGAGCCTCGGGGCGATGACCCGGGCGCGCTGGGCGGCCCTGTACCGGGACACCCCGCAGCTGCACACCGCGTACTCCTTCGAGTCCGTCATCGACGAGGTCTGCTTCATCTTCGGGCCGATCATCTCCATCGGGCTGTCCACGGCGTGGTTCCCGGAGGCCGGGCCGCTGCTCGCCGCCTGCTTCCTCGCGGTCGGCGTCTTCTGGCTGACCGCCCAGCGCGCCACCGAACCGGCGCCGCACCCGCGCGGGGGGCACGACAAGGGCCGTTCGGCGCTGCGCTCGCCCGGACTGCAGGTCCTGGTGGCCACCTTCGTGGCGACCGGGGCGATCTTCGGGGCCGTGGACGTGGTCACCGTCGCCTTCGCCGAGGAGCGGGGCCACAAGGCCGCCGCGAGCGTCGTCCTGGCTCTCTACGCGGCCGGTTCGTGTGCCGCGGGCATCGTCTTCGGGCTGTTGCGCTTCACCGGGGCGGCGGAACGTCGATGGCTGCTGGGCGTGTGTGGGATGGCCGTGAGTATGATCCCCCTCCTACTGGTCGGAAACTTGCCGTTTCTGGCCGTGGCGCTCTTCGTCGCGGGCCTGTCCATCGCACCCACGATGATCACGACGATGTCCCTGATCGAAGAGCACGTACCACGCACGCAACTGACCGAGGGCATGACCTGGGTGGGCACCGGGCTCCTGGTCGGGGTCGCGCTCGGCTCCTCGGTGTCCGGCTGGGTGATCGACGCGGCCGGGGCGGAGGCGGGGTACGTGGTTCCGGCGGCGTCCGGGACCGTCGCGGTCGCGGTCGGTTTCCTCGGGTACCGCCGGCTACGCAGGCCGGCTCCAAGGCGGGGAGGGCCCCATGAGCACCACAGTGATCGGCAAGAGCGGCACGTGGCGTAA
- a CDS encoding sulfurtransferase produces MNAIISASDLANELAGAHPPVLLDVRWQLGGPNLRPEYEKAHIPGAVFVDLDAELAGPAGSGGRHPLPDTGAFGAAMRAAGVRADRAVVVYDGGLNWAAARAWWLLGWAGHPSVRVLDGGLAAWEGPLTAEIAEPVPGTFEPAPGALPLLDADGAAALARTGLLLDARAAERYRGDVEPIDPVGGHIPGAVSAPTTENVAESGRFRSAAELADRFEGLGAAADSEVGVYCGSGVSGAHQVLALAVAGIPAALYVGSWSEWSRDGSRPVATGPDPR; encoded by the coding sequence ATGAACGCCATCATCTCCGCCTCCGACCTCGCGAACGAGCTGGCGGGAGCCCACCCGCCGGTCCTCCTGGACGTCCGCTGGCAGTTGGGCGGCCCGAACCTGCGCCCCGAGTACGAGAAGGCGCACATCCCGGGAGCCGTCTTCGTCGATCTGGACGCCGAACTCGCCGGCCCGGCGGGCTCCGGCGGCCGCCACCCGTTGCCCGACACCGGCGCCTTCGGTGCGGCGATGCGGGCGGCCGGGGTCCGTGCCGACCGTGCCGTCGTCGTGTACGACGGCGGGCTCAACTGGGCGGCCGCGCGCGCGTGGTGGCTGCTCGGCTGGGCGGGCCACCCCTCGGTACGGGTCCTGGACGGCGGTCTGGCTGCCTGGGAGGGCCCGTTGACGGCGGAGATCGCGGAGCCCGTGCCCGGTACCTTCGAGCCCGCCCCCGGCGCGCTGCCGCTGCTCGACGCGGACGGCGCCGCCGCCCTGGCCCGTACCGGGCTGCTCCTGGACGCACGGGCCGCCGAGCGCTACCGCGGTGACGTGGAGCCCATCGACCCGGTCGGGGGACACATCCCGGGCGCGGTGTCGGCCCCGACCACGGAGAACGTGGCCGAATCCGGCCGCTTCCGGTCCGCCGCCGAACTGGCCGACCGCTTCGAGGGACTCGGCGCGGCCGCCGACTCCGAGGTCGGCGTCTACTGCGGCTCCGGCGTGTCCGGCGCCCATCAGGTGCTGGCTCTGGCCGTCGCGGGCATCCCGGCGGCCCTGTACGTGGGCTCGTGGTCGGAGTGGTCCCGGGACGGCAGCCGCCCGGTCGCCACCGGGCCCGACCCCCGGTGA
- a CDS encoding DUF5998 family protein, whose product MAKTSTTTQGLRAAIERSGYYPALVAEAVEAAVGGEAIKSYLVHQETTFDANEVRRHVTVLVLTGNRFIVSHTDEQAADSTSPTPYATTSTESVKIGRISSVVLSRVVANPESYTPGTLPREVVLTIGWGAVSRIDLEPAACGDPNCEADHGYTGSSTADDLSLRVSEAGDGPETVRQALAFAQSLSEATADTAR is encoded by the coding sequence ATGGCCAAGACCAGTACGACGACCCAGGGGCTGCGTGCGGCGATCGAGCGCAGCGGCTACTACCCGGCCCTCGTGGCCGAGGCGGTGGAGGCCGCTGTCGGTGGCGAGGCCATCAAGTCGTACCTGGTCCACCAGGAGACGACGTTCGACGCGAACGAGGTGCGGCGGCACGTCACCGTCCTCGTCCTCACGGGCAACCGCTTCATCGTGAGCCACACCGACGAGCAGGCCGCGGACAGCACATCGCCGACGCCGTACGCCACGACGTCGACCGAGTCGGTGAAGATCGGCCGGATCTCGTCGGTCGTGCTCAGCCGTGTCGTCGCCAACCCGGAGTCGTACACACCGGGCACCCTGCCCCGCGAGGTCGTCCTGACCATCGGCTGGGGCGCCGTCTCCCGCATCGACCTGGAGCCCGCCGCCTGCGGCGACCCCAACTGCGAGGCGGACCACGGGTACACGGGCAGCTCCACGGCGGACGACCTCAGCCTGCGGGTCAGCGAGGCCGGCGACGGCCCGGAGACCGTGCGCCAGGCCCTCGCCTTCGCGCAGTCCCTCTCCGAGGCGACCGCGGACACCGCCCGCTGA